A single Candidatus Babeliales bacterium DNA region contains:
- a CDS encoding ankyrin repeat domain-containing protein encodes MKSVLKKIVVLTILCSALPLCAMERVKKIVGQLQGKPEYTKDIFDAAEQGNAAGVVYWLDKGVDVNSIGYNSVGNKKGTPLMHAIESGNIATITVLLDRGAAINAQDEEGSTALAWEVGKSYSRVPSLPIVQLLLDRGADTELKDRFGVTALERAVRYNRESIVRLLLDRGAHLEAADKQGKTALMIAAWGGLVTMVSLLLDRQANIEAKDTLGRTALIWAMLSASGLKVISLLLARGANIEAKDKDGNTPLLWMAGGEYKEHVAGVELLLNRGASMLARNVDGQTPLMRAVDKWRSKIISLLLRKEVHVDKGLAQIILDKALDQGDSEVLQALVATPFTTLDLNRIVDGGETLLIQNIVKGNVFAVDFLIKNGANPYHKDFAGLDAFAYARKDEKMLALLQKTKFSAPIEQVEEVETDTQKAMRRLGQIDRALRPQERVHARPSKSKARGFSLWTPSTPTEVHYKKFKKDIEAQYGKESKHGNKKQELLGNPIVKECMAKEQAAYKQGNYVFYRSEPGRYRVYEYFLQELYNLVNLVPERYSFIFTRYFKDVAKEQTINQYIDTKQWQAHKMDPAKNVLLSANIALFGNVHNEGSCTWDYFLKNFEATGGVQLEGMFERIFDKYGFDKAYIEELLELDAGLPKQTASLQQIIIPKEIVDDVVMFATHGYCFPWPEMVDSSCWDPQAVSVEPIATLGEKPKEKLGRHTCISSIIDKYRAGKINIDDAFQVRILMNAVYGGNPKSGIKFNLYTALAEPRLDAFKKAVVKITDKMFSEWLKQQLQSKDVQAEIADEPLGGVLKHLGKGKRQEKVKAKL; translated from the coding sequence ATGAAAAGTGTTCTTAAAAAAATTGTTGTTTTAACGATTTTGTGTAGCGCGTTACCGCTTTGTGCAATGGAGCGGGTGAAAAAAATCGTAGGGCAATTGCAGGGCAAGCCTGAATATACAAAAGATATTTTTGATGCAGCGGAACAAGGCAACGCTGCTGGAGTTGTCTATTGGTTAGATAAAGGAGTTGATGTTAATAGTATTGGCTACAATAGCGTTGGCAATAAAAAAGGCACACCGTTAATGCATGCTATTGAGTCTGGCAATATAGCAACCATCACGGTATTACTTGATAGAGGAGCGGCTATTAATGCGCAAGACGAGGAAGGGAGCACGGCATTGGCCTGGGAGGTTGGTAAGTCGTACTCGCGTGTACCGAGTTTGCCGATTGTACAATTGCTGCTTGATCGGGGAGCTGATACTGAATTGAAAGATAGATTTGGAGTTACGGCTCTTGAAAGAGCGGTGAGGTATAATAGAGAAAGTATAGTGAGGCTATTGCTCGATCGAGGAGCGCATCTAGAAGCTGCTGATAAGCAGGGTAAGACGGCATTGATGATCGCTGCTTGGGGAGGGCTAGTAACTATGGTTTCATTGTTGCTTGATCGACAAGCAAATATTGAAGCGAAAGATACATTGGGTAGGACGGCATTGATATGGGCGATGCTTAGCGCATCTGGATTAAAAGTTATATCGTTGTTGCTTGCACGAGGCGCCAATATTGAAGCGAAGGATAAGGATGGAAACACCCCATTGTTATGGATGGCTGGTGGAGAATACAAAGAACATGTGGCGGGAGTAGAGTTATTGCTTAATCGTGGCGCTAGCATGCTAGCGCGAAATGTAGATGGTCAAACACCATTGATGCGTGCTGTGGATAAGTGGCGATCAAAAATAATCTCATTGTTATTACGCAAAGAAGTGCATGTTGATAAAGGGCTTGCCCAAATCATTTTAGATAAAGCGCTTGATCAAGGGGATAGTGAGGTGCTGCAGGCATTGGTTGCAACACCATTTACCACTCTTGATTTAAATAGGATCGTTGATGGTGGTGAGACCTTGTTGATACAGAATATTGTGAAAGGGAATGTTTTTGCTGTTGATTTTCTTATTAAAAATGGAGCAAATCCATATCATAAAGATTTTGCGGGTCTTGATGCATTTGCTTATGCACGTAAAGATGAAAAAATGCTTGCTCTATTACAGAAAACAAAATTTTCAGCGCCAATTGAGCAGGTAGAAGAAGTTGAAACGGATACACAAAAAGCAATGCGCCGACTGGGGCAGATAGATAGAGCTTTGCGTCCGCAGGAACGGGTACATGCGCGTCCGAGTAAAAGTAAAGCGCGTGGTTTTTCGCTTTGGACTCCATCAACACCAACAGAGGTTCACTACAAGAAATTTAAGAAAGACATAGAAGCGCAGTATGGCAAAGAGAGTAAGCATGGTAATAAAAAACAAGAGCTACTAGGAAATCCTATTGTAAAAGAGTGTATGGCAAAAGAGCAGGCAGCATACAAGCAGGGTAATTATGTGTTTTATCGATCAGAGCCAGGAAGATATCGGGTTTATGAGTATTTTCTGCAGGAGCTGTATAATTTGGTTAATTTAGTTCCTGAGCGCTATTCATTTATATTTACTCGATATTTCAAAGATGTAGCAAAAGAACAAACGATTAACCAGTACATCGATACAAAACAATGGCAAGCGCATAAAATGGATCCTGCTAAAAATGTGCTCTTATCAGCCAACATAGCGCTATTTGGTAATGTGCATAACGAAGGAAGTTGTACGTGGGATTATTTCCTCAAGAATTTTGAAGCAACGGGTGGAGTTCAGTTAGAAGGGATGTTTGAGCGCATTTTTGATAAATATGGTTTTGATAAAGCATATATTGAAGAGTTGTTGGAGTTGGATGCGGGTTTGCCGAAACAAACAGCATCGTTACAGCAGATTATAATTCCAAAAGAGATTGTAGATGATGTCGTTATGTTTGCAACACATGGGTACTGTTTTCCATGGCCAGAAATGGTTGATTCATCGTGTTGGGATCCACAAGCAGTGAGTGTTGAGCCAATAGCTACACTTGGTGAGAAGCCGAAAGAAAAGTTGGGTCGGCATACGTGTATTTCTTCTATTATAGACAAATATAGAGCAGGTAAGATTAACATTGATGATGCGTTTCAGGTGCGAATACTTATGAATGCGGTGTATGGAGGAAATCCAAAAAGCGGCATTAAGTTTAATTTGTATACGGCGCTGGCAGAACCGCGACTTGATGCGTTCAAGAAAGCTGTGGTGAAAATAACTGACAAAATGTTTAGTGAGTGGTTAAAGCAGCAGTTGCAGAGCAAAGACGTGCAAGCGGAGATTGCAGATGAGCCGCTTGGTGGCGTGCTGAAACATCTGGGCAAAGGGAAGAGGCAAGAGAAGGTAAAGGCGAAGTTGTAG
- a CDS encoding ankyrin repeat domain-containing protein, which yields MKLQKIVVSFLMIVSLCSAMPLSAMERAKKNMRYILGKPRYTFYIFDAIDRGRIDSVKYWLDQGVDIETRQPIGRDTPLIKAARSGNAAIVKLLLDRGADVAVVNERGEGPLTVACQFSFSSAEPELLVKLLLDKGPDIEARGEYGNTPLMLVASSGFLSLVQEFINRGAHLESVNKDGETALTLAARAGRLDVVKALLDKGANIEVRDKSGDTPLMQAITRLEMVQLLSDRGADIDVVNNTGLTPLMMATRINEWAIVSFLLNKGARCVHALAQVIFDKAMNAPEALDAIRSLVARGFKFDFDQQDSKGETLLMRSIAQGKVARVSFLIEHGANPYLQDKAGFDAFDYAQQDQGVIGILKRTAHVPGLEKMIVRAGATRAEKAIRRLRKVTGHIDPQQRESVKEANILVDVLRTPTPTDAHYNQFKEKIENTFGQSSKYERKGQALRDDPVVKECAVKEQAAYEQGNYVFYRSEPGRYRVYEYFLQELYRLVRLFGEKNPIIFTRFFKDAAQQQTINEYIDTKPWRAHKLGASQNVLLSANIPLFGNVNNAGSSTWYYFLNNYEATGKVELQEMFERIVDRYGFDKKYINDLLSLHEGMLEKASSLQQIIIPKKIVDKVVMFADHGYCFPWPKMVDQSCWDPNAVSVDHDGNERLGRHTCIAPIIDKYRAGEIEIDDNMQVRILMNAVYGLNPTSGIEFNLYTRLPKERIEYFKKQVTEITDKMFGEWLKKQLQSKEVPAEIADEPLGDVLKYLGKGRKEKVKAKL from the coding sequence ATGAAGTTGCAAAAAATAGTTGTGAGTTTTTTGATGATTGTAAGTCTGTGCAGTGCGATGCCGTTATCTGCAATGGAACGTGCGAAAAAGAATATGCGATATATTCTAGGAAAGCCAAGATACACATTTTATATTTTTGATGCAATTGATCGTGGGCGTATTGATTCTGTGAAGTATTGGTTGGATCAGGGAGTGGATATTGAAACAAGGCAACCTATTGGCAGAGATACGCCATTAATTAAGGCAGCACGATCGGGGAATGCAGCGATAGTAAAATTATTGCTTGATAGAGGGGCTGATGTTGCAGTAGTGAATGAAAGGGGAGAAGGCCCGTTAACAGTAGCATGTCAGTTTTCATTTTCTTCTGCAGAACCAGAGTTGTTAGTGAAGTTGTTGCTTGATAAAGGGCCAGATATTGAAGCAAGAGGTGAGTATGGCAATACACCATTGATGCTTGTAGCATCAAGTGGCTTTTTATCTTTGGTTCAGGAGTTCATAAATAGGGGCGCTCATCTTGAAAGTGTTAATAAAGATGGGGAAACGGCGTTAACATTGGCGGCAAGAGCAGGTCGTTTAGATGTGGTGAAGGCATTGCTGGATAAGGGTGCAAATATTGAAGTGAGAGATAAATCGGGCGATACCCCATTGATGCAAGCAATTACTCGTCTGGAAATGGTGCAGTTGTTATCTGATAGAGGGGCAGATATTGATGTCGTTAATAATACAGGCCTTACACCGTTAATGATGGCGACCCGGATAAATGAATGGGCAATTGTGAGTTTCTTGTTGAATAAAGGAGCGCGATGTGTTCATGCGCTTGCGCAAGTGATTTTTGATAAAGCTATGAATGCTCCTGAAGCGCTGGATGCGATCAGATCGTTAGTGGCAAGAGGTTTTAAGTTTGACTTTGATCAACAGGATAGTAAAGGTGAGACATTGTTAATGCGAAGTATTGCTCAAGGCAAGGTGGCTCGCGTTTCATTTTTGATTGAGCATGGCGCAAATCCGTATTTACAAGATAAAGCGGGGTTTGATGCGTTTGATTATGCGCAGCAGGATCAAGGCGTAATTGGCATTTTAAAACGGACGGCGCATGTTCCGGGATTGGAGAAAATGATTGTAAGGGCAGGCGCAACGAGAGCAGAAAAAGCGATACGCCGGTTAAGGAAGGTGACGGGACATATAGATCCGCAGCAGCGTGAAAGTGTGAAGGAGGCAAATATATTGGTTGATGTTTTACGTACGCCAACGCCAACGGATGCTCATTATAACCAGTTTAAGGAAAAAATAGAAAACACCTTTGGGCAAAGCAGTAAGTACGAAAGAAAGGGACAAGCTTTGCGTGATGATCCTGTCGTAAAAGAATGTGCAGTCAAAGAACAAGCAGCATATGAGCAAGGTAATTATGTATTTTATCGCTCAGAACCAGGAAGGTATCGAGTCTATGAATATTTTCTGCAAGAGTTGTATAGGTTAGTACGGTTGTTTGGAGAAAAAAATCCCATTATTTTTACTCGCTTTTTCAAGGATGCGGCACAACAGCAGACGATTAATGAATATATTGATACAAAGCCATGGCGAGCCCATAAACTTGGTGCATCACAGAATGTCTTGTTGTCAGCTAATATCCCGTTGTTTGGTAATGTAAATAATGCTGGCAGTTCTACGTGGTATTATTTTTTAAACAATTATGAAGCGACTGGAAAAGTTGAATTACAGGAGATGTTTGAACGTATTGTTGATAGATATGGTTTTGATAAAAAATATATAAATGACCTGCTGAGCTTGCATGAAGGGATGCTGGAAAAAGCATCATCGTTGCAACAGATAATAATTCCGAAAAAAATTGTAGATAAGGTAGTTATGTTTGCTGATCATGGCTACTGTTTTCCATGGCCCAAAATGGTTGATCAATCGTGCTGGGATCCGAATGCGGTAAGTGTAGATCATGATGGTAATGAAAGGTTGGGGCGACATACCTGTATAGCACCCATTATCGATAAATACAGAGCGGGTGAAATCGAGATCGATGATAATATGCAAGTGCGCATATTAATGAATGCAGTATATGGCCTGAATCCAACGAGCGGCATTGAATTTAATTTGTATACACGGCTGCCGAAAGAAAGAATTGAATATTTCAAAAAACAGGTTACAGAAATCACCGACAAAATGTTCGGCGAATGGTTAAAAAAGCAGTTGCAAAGTAAAGAGGTTCCAGCGGAGATTGCAGATGAGCCGCTTGGTGATGTGCTGAAGTATCTGGGCAAGGGGCGAAAAGAAAAGGTGAAGGCGAAGCTGTAG
- a CDS encoding ankyrin repeat domain-containing protein, with product MKLKNNFIKTLMVSFLLSGFVPLVAMQRAKRIVRQLKGKPEYTEDIFDAIEQGRLDSVKYWLDQGVGTESKYQGRTLLMDAVLRGQSEIAKLLLDRGANIEVVAKNGETPLMIAIGMSNITLIKMLLDRDAIVEGDAALEVFDLAITKDSNELVESLLRNLMRKGIKFDFDKQNGRGEALLIQSVINGSGKIVEILIANGANPYLQDKTGLDAFDYAQEDAKLLAVLGKTKFQAPVKRLATENVTDTQKAVRRLKRLSEHLYAEEQQGEISTNLQELPIGAMLTPTEVHYKKFSKEIESQFGENSTYGKKGRALLDDPLVKKCMVKEGEAYQQGKYVFYRSEPGRYRVYEYFLEELYRLVRLFGEKNPIIFTRFFRDAAQERDINEYIDTKPWQAHKLGGEKNVLLSANIPLFGNVDNSGSCTWYYFLKNYEATGKVELQIMFERVFDQYGFDKKFIATLLSLHQGALEKISSLQQIIIPKNIVDKVVMFATHGYCFPWPTMVDPSCWDPNAMSVDGSGNEKRGRHTCIASIIDKYRNGEIEIDDNMQVRILMNAVYGLNPESGIEFNLYTRLPKKRIEYFKKQVAEITDKMFGEWLKKQLQSKEVPADIADEPLGDVLKYLGKGRKQEKMKAKL from the coding sequence ATGAAGTTGAAAAATAATTTTATCAAAACGTTAATGGTCAGTTTTTTGCTGAGCGGTTTTGTGCCGCTTGTTGCAATGCAACGTGCAAAAAGAATTGTGCGGCAACTAAAAGGAAAACCCGAATATACAGAAGATATTTTTGATGCAATTGAACAAGGTCGCCTAGATTCTGTTAAGTATTGGTTAGATCAGGGAGTTGGTACTGAAAGTAAATATCAAGGCAGAACACTATTGATGGATGCCGTGCTTCGTGGTCAATCAGAGATAGCCAAGTTATTACTTGATCGAGGAGCGAATATTGAAGTTGTAGCTAAAAATGGTGAGACACCATTGATGATAGCGATTGGTATGAGTAATATAACATTGATAAAAATGTTACTTGATAGGGATGCTATAGTTGAAGGTGATGCAGCTTTAGAAGTTTTTGATTTAGCAATAACTAAAGATAGTAATGAATTAGTTGAATCTCTGTTACGGAATTTGATGCGGAAAGGGATTAAGTTTGATTTTGATAAACAGAATGGTCGAGGTGAGGCTCTTTTAATACAAAGTGTGATTAATGGTAGTGGTAAGATCGTTGAAATTTTAATAGCAAATGGGGCAAATCCTTACTTACAAGATAAGACAGGATTAGATGCATTTGATTATGCACAGGAAGATGCAAAACTGCTTGCGGTCTTAGGAAAAACTAAATTTCAAGCACCTGTTAAACGATTGGCAACGGAAAATGTAACTGATACACAAAAGGCAGTGCGTCGATTAAAGCGGTTGTCAGAGCATCTTTATGCTGAAGAGCAACAAGGAGAAATTTCTACGAATTTACAGGAATTACCTATTGGGGCAATGTTAACACCAACGGAAGTTCATTATAAAAAGTTTAGCAAAGAAATAGAATCACAATTTGGTGAAAATAGCACGTATGGTAAAAAGGGGCGTGCATTATTAGATGACCCTCTTGTAAAAAAATGCATGGTAAAAGAGGGTGAGGCATATCAGCAGGGTAAATATGTCTTTTACCGGTCAGAACCGGGACGCTATCGTGTTTATGAATATTTTTTAGAAGAACTTTATAGATTAGTACGATTGTTTGGTGAAAAAAATCCGATCATCTTTACTCGCTTTTTCAGAGATGCGGCGCAAGAGCGGGACATTAATGAGTATATTGATACAAAGCCATGGCAAGCGCATAAGCTTGGTGGAGAAAAAAACGTCTTGTTGTCAGCGAATATACCCTTGTTTGGTAATGTTGATAATTCAGGCAGTTGTACATGGTATTATTTCCTAAAAAATTATGAAGCGACCGGAAAAGTTGAATTGCAAATAATGTTCGAACGTGTTTTTGACCAGTATGGCTTTGATAAAAAATTCATTGCGACTTTATTAAGTTTACATCAGGGAGCGCTCGAAAAAATATCATCGTTGCAACAGATAATAATTCCGAAAAATATTGTTGATAAAGTGGTTATGTTTGCAACGCATGGGTATTGTTTCCCATGGCCCACAATGGTTGACCCATCATGTTGGGATCCAAATGCGATGAGTGTAGATGGAAGTGGTAATGAGAAGCGAGGGCGGCATACTTGTATAGCATCTATCATCGATAAATATAGAAATGGCGAGATTGAAATTGATGATAATATGCAGGTGCGCATATTAATGAATGCTGTGTATGGACTGAATCCGGAAAGCGGCATTGAATTTAATTTGTATACGCGACTGCCTAAAAAGAGAATTGAATATTTCAAAAAACAGGTTGCAGAAATCACCGACAAAATGTTCGGCGAATGGTTAAAAAAGCAGTTGCAAAGTAAAGAGGTTCCAGCGGATATTGCAGATGAGCCGCTTGGTGATGTGCTGAAGTATCTGGGTAAAGGAAGGAAGCAGGAGAAGATGAAGGCGAAGTTATAG
- a CDS encoding ankyrin repeat domain-containing protein yields the protein MKLKNSIVHTVMIYMFCNVGSIFGMQADPGGTKDIFRAVDDGRVESVKHWLNHGVDINAVGGFFQSTPLMMALSSSKRLGVLKLLLARGASLDEEIVQTIIQQAVFTQDDELLELLRARGVVVTFDQLTSEGTTVLMENISDEKIVSFLIKQGANPYVQSRYGSDAFDMARYNQNQKILQILKMTKHDPRTIFQAIAAGRTDFIVHWLAEGSDVNAVQLHDTVLMAAIKYGSLDLIKLLLNHKDIDVNFANAFGETALFLAIQRRSLAVLELLLEYGARIDSVSKSGHTPFLMAFEGMRDCLKDENYVGAEELKKIIDVLIKKGVDIEQQNDQGETFLIRLVVQRKKGEVLRLLALGANPYLKDVSGSDAFDYARAQNDGVILKFLQNKSKEKLGAQEELKEEESKYAENAGDEQGLKMPKAIRRMQHIHRAMHPEQQPEPNKRAQINEDAVAAQIETQTDYHLKKYDEGVKRLYGDVTQDPVVQHCIQKEHAAIQEGKCVFYRAEPGMFRVYQYFVEEVHRLVKLYSTQHPFIFTRFFAHGAPEETITEYMEKRKEEFGGYDQFPVPSNYNINKKYLISSNMPLFGNFSDTGRCTWYYFLNNFAAGAPIELRPFIESIFDMYGFNKIFIDQLLALNTGVAIELSSLQQITIPKNIVDKIVLLSSGFYVPLLAGDQFVKVSDFLDQYNAGTLDIQDTEEAIMLINSVYGLNPESGIEFDLYSRLPDKKLEYIKKRVQKITDEMFSEWLVKQLHSERVPAEVAGEKLGDVLKHLGKGGRRNYSLPVVDEKAVVK from the coding sequence ATGAAGTTAAAAAATAGTATTGTCCATACGGTGATGATTTATATGTTTTGTAATGTAGGTTCAATATTTGGAATGCAAGCAGATCCTGGTGGAACGAAAGATATCTTTCGTGCAGTTGATGACGGGCGTGTTGAGTCAGTAAAGCATTGGTTAAATCACGGGGTTGATATCAATGCAGTTGGCGGTTTCTTTCAGTCGACTCCATTAATGATGGCATTGAGTTCTAGTAAGAGATTAGGGGTGCTAAAATTATTGCTTGCTAGGGGTGCTTCACTTGATGAGGAGATCGTTCAAACGATTATCCAACAAGCTGTATTTACCCAAGATGATGAGCTGCTTGAATTATTGAGAGCAAGGGGGGTTGTTGTTACTTTTGATCAATTGACTTCTGAAGGTACGACTGTTTTGATGGAGAATATTTCTGATGAAAAGATCGTTTCTTTTTTAATTAAGCAGGGGGCGAATCCTTATGTGCAAAGTAGATATGGATCAGATGCTTTTGATATGGCACGGTACAATCAAAATCAAAAGATCCTTCAAATTTTAAAAATGACGAAGCATGATCCCAGAACTATTTTTCAAGCGATTGCGGCAGGTAGAACAGATTTTATCGTACATTGGTTGGCAGAGGGGAGTGATGTTAATGCTGTTCAGTTGCATGACACAGTGTTGATGGCTGCAATCAAATATGGTTCGCTTGATTTGATTAAACTACTTCTTAATCACAAAGATATTGATGTGAATTTTGCCAATGCATTCGGGGAAACCGCGTTATTTCTTGCGATTCAAAGGAGGAGTCTTGCTGTATTAGAATTGCTTCTTGAGTACGGAGCTCGCATTGATAGTGTGAGTAAGTCTGGTCACACTCCTTTTCTTATGGCATTTGAAGGTATGAGGGATTGCTTGAAGGATGAAAATTATGTTGGCGCGGAAGAACTTAAAAAAATCATTGATGTATTGATTAAAAAAGGGGTAGATATTGAGCAACAAAATGATCAGGGAGAGACTTTTTTGATTCGATTGGTGGTCCAACGAAAGAAGGGTGAGGTTTTAAGGTTGCTAGCATTGGGAGCTAACCCCTATTTAAAGGATGTTTCAGGATCGGATGCTTTTGATTATGCACGCGCGCAAAATGATGGAGTTATACTTAAATTTTTACAAAACAAGTCAAAAGAAAAACTCGGGGCTCAAGAAGAGCTCAAGGAAGAAGAATCAAAATATGCAGAAAACGCTGGAGATGAGCAAGGGTTGAAAATGCCAAAAGCGATTCGTCGCATGCAGCATATTCACCGGGCGATGCATCCTGAGCAGCAGCCTGAGCCGAATAAAAGGGCTCAAATAAATGAAGATGCGGTTGCTGCTCAGATAGAGACGCAGACTGATTACCATTTGAAGAAATATGATGAAGGTGTTAAGCGATTGTATGGCGATGTTACACAGGATCCTGTAGTCCAGCATTGTATCCAAAAGGAGCATGCAGCGATTCAGGAGGGAAAATGCGTATTTTATAGAGCAGAGCCTGGAATGTTTAGAGTGTATCAATATTTCGTAGAAGAGGTGCATCGATTAGTGAAGCTCTATAGCACGCAACATCCATTTATTTTTACTCGTTTTTTTGCGCATGGAGCTCCAGAAGAGACGATTACTGAGTATATGGAGAAAAGAAAAGAAGAGTTTGGTGGTTATGATCAGTTCCCTGTCCCTAGTAATTATAATATTAACAAAAAATATTTGATTTCATCGAATATGCCATTATTTGGTAATTTTTCTGATACAGGGCGTTGCACATGGTATTATTTTTTAAATAATTTTGCTGCAGGAGCGCCTATTGAATTAAGGCCATTTATTGAATCTATTTTTGATATGTATGGATTTAATAAAATATTTATTGACCAATTATTGGCTTTAAATACGGGCGTTGCAATTGAACTATCATCATTGCAACAAATTACTATTCCAAAAAACATTGTAGATAAAATAGTTTTGCTTTCAAGTGGGTTTTATGTCCCCTTGTTAGCAGGGGATCAATTTGTAAAGGTTTCTGATTTTTTAGATCAATATAATGCGGGCACGCTTGATATTCAAGATACAGAGGAAGCTATAATGCTGATAAATTCTGTATATGGATTAAATCCAGAGAGCGGTATTGAGTTTGATTTATACAGTCGATTACCGGACAAAAAACTTGAATATATAAAAAAACGGGTACAAAAGATTACTGATGAAATGTTTAGTGAGTGGCTGGTAAAACAATTGCATAGTGAGCGGGTTCCGGCAGAGGTTGCAGGAGAAAAGTTGGGGGATGTTTTGAAACATCTTGGCAAGGGTGGGCGGAGAAATTATTCTTTGCCTGTTGTGGATGAAAAAGCAGTTGTAAAGTAA
- a CDS encoding ankyrin repeat domain-containing protein gives MKLKKIVVSFLMIAVLCSSWSIFGAQDASLGTTNIFQAIAKWQLGAIEYWLNENIDVNAVDDKGRTPLACVIEDVRWQTESAIVLLMNHGARIDGVIKSSDGSTALMLAVASEDLNLIKFLVDKGVVVAGDEGAMRVAWSKYKNAVEDYEFKGSSDCEARVALVKNIILFLLARGANVDAPNDLGESVLIDAVMRRDYAFISWLLSLGANPYVKDYSRSDSFDYARAQNNGRLIDLLKTTKHKAPEGGHAEHVLQEEEKEHAVGEILQEGVAPEDATSFKATQAVRRMQHIHRALYPEQQEVDQAQVQLAERSQEGVPVQLTQTELHFNKFKGIITAFFGDVMKDPIVERCVSKEHAFIRAGKCVFYRAEPGRFRVYEYLIEELHRLIRLYSKQQQYQFVFNRFFANAAQEETIAQYMRNKKRKFGGYNTFKKEVNYTINSAHLLALNIPLFGNVTKSGSCTWEFFLGSGAAAAIDVGVEDLIWKIFDTYGFDKKYRKKLFDLGKSASSVWTTLQQIVIPKNIVDDVVLLSRGYYIPLEEGKYAKVSRFLDQYNSGKLDIEDTIEGMMLMNDLYGLNPDSGIEFHLYSRLPEKKLAYLKHRVRQIADEMFGEWLIKQLSGERVPESVEKEKLGDVLRHVGRRGGVSARERVKEEARRRAKREDVEWNAALMGF, from the coding sequence ATGAAGTTAAAAAAGATAGTTGTAAGTTTTTTGATGATTGCTGTTTTATGTAGTTCCTGGTCAATCTTTGGTGCACAGGATGCTTCTCTTGGAACAACAAATATTTTTCAGGCAATTGCAAAATGGCAATTAGGAGCTATAGAATATTGGCTCAATGAGAACATTGACGTCAACGCTGTGGATGATAAAGGACGCACGCCGTTGGCATGTGTAATTGAGGACGTGCGGTGGCAAACAGAGAGCGCTATAGTATTACTGATGAATCACGGCGCCCGTATAGATGGCGTTATTAAAAGTTCTGATGGTTCGACGGCATTAATGCTTGCGGTTGCTTCGGAAGATTTGAATCTAATTAAATTTCTCGTTGATAAAGGAGTTGTGGTCGCTGGCGATGAAGGTGCAATGAGGGTGGCCTGGAGTAAATATAAAAATGCCGTTGAGGATTATGAATTTAAAGGATCATCTGATTGTGAAGCGCGCGTTGCCCTCGTGAAGAATATCATTCTATTTTTGCTTGCAAGGGGGGCGAATGTTGATGCGCCAAATGATTTAGGGGAGTCGGTCTTGATCGATGCGGTCATGCGACGCGACTATGCTTTTATTTCATGGTTGCTTTCTTTAGGGGCTAATCCATACGTGAAGGATTATTCGCGGTCGGATAGTTTTGATTATGCGCGAGCGCAAAATAATGGGCGTCTTATTGACCTTTTAAAAACAACAAAACACAAAGCCCCAGAAGGGGGCCATGCTGAACATGTATTGCAGGAAGAAGAAAAAGAACATGCAGTTGGCGAGATTTTGCAGGAAGGAGTGGCTCCTGAAGATGCAACGTCATTTAAGGCTACTCAGGCGGTTCGTCGGATGCAGCACATTCATCGGGCTCTCTATCCAGAGCAACAGGAGGTTGACCAGGCTCAAGTGCAACTGGCTGAGCGCTCACAAGAGGGTGTTCCTGTGCAATTGACTCAAACCGAACTGCATTTTAATAAATTTAAAGGCATTATAACTGCTTTCTTTGGCGACGTTATGAAAGATCCTATAGTGGAGCGGTGTGTGTCAAAAGAACATGCATTTATTCGAGCCGGCAAATGCGTATTCTATAGAGCAGAGCCGGGACGATTTAGGGTATATGAGTACTTGATAGAAGAGCTGCACCGGCTGATTCGATTGTATAGCAAGCAACAGCAATATCAGTTTGTTTTTAATCGCTTTTTCGCAAATGCGGCACAAGAGGAAACCATTGCTCAGTATATGCGTAACAAAAAACGGAAGTTTGGTGGGTATAACACGTTTAAAAAAGAGGTTAATTACACTATTAACAGTGCTCATTTGCTGGCATTAAACATACCGCTCTTTGGTAATGTAACTAAGAGTGGTAGTTGCACATGGGAGTTTTTCTTGGGTAGTGGTGCAGCGGCGGCAATAGACGTGGGGGTAGAAGACTTGATTTGGAAGATTTTTGATACCTATGGTTTTGACAAAAAATACCGGAAAAAGTTGTTTGATTTAGGCAAGTCTGCTTCGTCGGTTTGGACAACATTGCAGCAAATTGTTATTCCAAAAAATATAGTTGATGATGTTGTTTTGCTTTCAAGGGGCTATTATATTCCGTTAGAAGAGGGGAAATATGCAAAAGTTTCCCGCTTTTTGGATCAATATAATTCGGGAAAGCTTGATATAGAAGATACTATTGAAGGAATGATGCTCATGAATGATCTCTATGGATTAAATCCCGATAGTGGGATTGAATTTCATCTCTATAGTCGTTTGCCAGAGAAGAAATTGGCATATTTGAAGCATCGGGTGCGTCAAATTGCTGATGAGATGTTTGGTGAATGGCTTATAAAGCAGCTGAGTGGTGAGCGAGTTCCGGAAAGTGTTGAAAAGGAAAAGTTGGGTGATGTGTTGCGTCATGTTGGGCGTAGAGGCGGAGTGAGTGCGCGTGAAAGAGTAAAAGAAGAAGCTAGGCGACGTGCTAAGCGTGAAGATGTCGAATGGAATGCCGCGTTAATGGGATTTTAA